From the Acidovorax sp. NCPPB 3576 genome, the window AAGACACGCCGTTCTTCACCCTTCCAGAGAACTCCACGCTCGCTGGCGTCACCGCGATGACCAGCCTCATCGGTCGGGTGCCCATCGATGGCCGGGTGACGGACCCCATGCAGTTCAAGGCCATGGTCGGGCGCGACAACCTCGCTGCCAGCGGCTGGGAGTTGCCGCCCGACATCGCCGGCATGATCGTGACTGGAGTTGCCATCGGGGACATGGCGCTGTCGTGTTCCGAGGGCAAGGTGCGCTCGATCACCTTCGTCTTCAACGATGGCACGGTGCGCACCGTGTCTTCCCGCAACCGGGGCGGCGGGATTTCCACGGGGAGCGGATCGGGCGGTTCATCTGGCGGCGACATCGGCTTCATCTCGGACCTGCACGGCAACCCGTGCATCCCGGGCAAGTTCGTGACCAACGCGGCGAGCTACCTCACCGACATCAGCATGCTGCGCGGCCTCGGTGTGGCCGGCCAGGCCTTTGCCGACGCGCAGCGCACGCAGCGCAACAACAACGACGGATCGACGTCCTCCTCGATCACGGGTGACCGGGGGCGCTTTGCCATGGGCCAGGCCGTCAGCGGCGCCACCGACGAAGTGACGCAGTGGATGCTCCAGCGCCTTCGCAACAGCTTCGATGCCGTGATCGTGCCGTCCGGCAAGCAACTCGTCATCCACCTGGACCAGGAAATCCGCCTGGACAAAGCCGTCAACGCCCGCCGCCTGGTGCATCGCCAGCAGGGGGGCACCCAAATCGCACGAGGAGAACGCCATGGTCTCGAATGACCTCATCCCAACGACATCACGTCTGATGCCTGCAGCCTGTTTGTCCCTGGTCCTGCTGGGCACCGGCTGCTCGGTCACAGGAAACCGGGAATCGCCCATCAACGAGGTCACCCGTGGCAGCCCGACCGTGCTGGACATCTACCGCGGCAAGGCCTCGCCCAAGGATGACGAGGGGGCCCAAACCGCCCGCACCCGTACCGCGCAGGACCGCCTGCGCGAGGCGTCGTCCGCCAGGCCCATCGCCGCTGGCGATGCCGACACCCAGCGCTACTGGTCCGCCCTGGAGCCCATGCGCCAGCGCTTCGCCCGCGTGCCCAACCCCGATCTCGTCATGGTGGTCTATCCGCATCTGGCGCGCGGCACCTACCCGGTGCCGGGTTATGTGACCACGTTCCCGATGTACGAGCAGACCTTCTACGCGCTGCCGGGAGAGGTCGAGCAGGACCTGCGGGCCGTTAGCGCTGTGCAAGGTAAAGCCGGCACCCGTCCCTCTCGCTGACATCACGCCTTTAGCCCACGACAACCACGCACGATGCTCCTTGACTTCATCCGACCCAAGCGCACTCCAGGCCCACCTGCCAGCGGCGCAGCCGCCACCACCCCATCCAACGGCCAAACGGTGGGGCAACGCCGGCGCATGGCCCTGCGCCCGCCCTCCTTCACCGACATGCTGCCCTACGTCGCCTACCAGGGCGAGGACAAGGTGTTCGTACTCAAGGATGGCGCCACCCTCGGCGCGATGTTCGAGCTGTCGGCCATCCCCACGGAGGCGCAGGCCGCGGAGTTCCTGGCCGAGCATGCCCTCAAGGTGCAGGAGGCCCTGCAGGCGCTGCCCGAATCGGACGCATCGCCCTGGATCGTGCAGTTCTTCGCCAACGACGATCGCAACCTGGGACCGCTGGCGGGCGCATTGAGCGACTACATCGCCGAACAGCACAAGGACTACCCCGAGCGATGCCGTGCGATCCTGGACTCGCGCTTCACCCAGTCGGTCCTGGCCGAGATGTCCAGGCACCTGGATCTGGTCTCGCGCCCGCAGGGCCTGTTCACCGACACGCTGGTCACGGGCCAGGTCTGGCGCGGCCAGGTGCGGCGCGTGCGCTGCTGCATCTACAAGCGCTTCGCCGGGCTGGCCGACGACCCGGCGCCGCCCACCGCGCAGATCGAGTCGGTGGCGATCACCCTGATGTCCACCTTCAGCGAGGCGGGTGTCGCCGCGCGCCGCTGCACCGGCCGCGACCTCTACGAATGGCTGCTGCCGTTCTTCAACCGCGCCGTGCCCTGGGCTAGCACGCCCACCGACCTTTTGCGCCAGGCGCCCTACCCCACCGATGCGGGCACGGGGTGGCCCCAAGCGCCCCTGTTCGGCTGCGACCTGTCGGACCTGCTCAACCTCTCGCCCCCGAAGTCCGACCTGGCGGCCGGCACCTTCGAGTTCGATGGCTTGCCCGTCAAGGCACTGGCTCTGCAGAGCATGCGCAGTCAGCCGCAGATCGGCCACTTCTCGGCCGAACTGCAAAGCGGCAAGGAGAGCTTCGCGCGCCTGGACCGCCTGCCCGCCGGCGCCATGCTTTCCATCTCTCTCACCGTGCAGCCGCAGCACCAGCTGGAGCGCCACATCGAGCGCATCCGCGATGCCTCTCGCGCCAAGTCCGCTGCTGCCATGGAGACGCACCGCGAGTGCGAGCAGGTCCTTGCCCGGATGGTGCAAGGGGACAAGCTCTACCCCATGATGATGACGCTCTACGTGAGCGGACACGACACCGCCGACCTGGAGCAGCAGATCTCCCAGGTCAATGCGCTGCTCGTGCCCTCGGGCCTGCGGTTCATCGATTCCAAGCACGACCTGGTGCCCCTGGACACCTTCATGCGTGGGCTGCCCTTCAACTTCGATCCGGCATTCGACAACCGTTCACTGCGCCGCTCACGCCTGACCTTCGCCTCCCACGCCGCCGCGCTGCTGCCCGTGTATGGACGGGCGCGCGGGACTCCCCACCCGGGCATGTGGTTCTGGAACCGCGGCGGCGAGCCGCTCTGGGTCGATCCGCTGAACCGGCGGGACCGCAAGAAGAACGCGCACATGCTCGTGCTGGGCCCTACGGGCGCGGGCAAGTCGGCCACGCTGAACTACCTGGCCATGATGACCATGGCCATCCACAAGCCGCGCCTTGTGATCGTGGACGCGGGCCGCTCCTTCGAGCTGCTGCTCGCGTACTTCAAGGGCATGGGCCTCTCCACCCACCATGTGACGCTCACGAGCGAAGCGGACGTATCGCTGCCGCCCTTCGTGCATGCCCTGCGGCTGCTGGACGATCCCGATGTCATGTCCTCCTACAACGCGGCCGAGCAGCAGGCCCGGGTCAACGCAGGCGTGCCGGACGACGAGGGCATCGACATCCTGATCGGCGAACTGGATGAGGAGCCCTCGGGCACCCAGGCCGCAACGGCCACGCCTGGACAAGACCAAGATGACGAAGGGACGGAGCGGCGCGATCTCCTGGGCGAGATGCTGATCGCCGCCATCATGATGATCACCGGCGGAGAAAAACAGGAGGTCGCACGCATGGGCCGTGCCGACCGCTACCTCGTCTCGCGGGCGATCATCCGCGCGTCCGTGCGCTGCCGAAAGGAAGGCCGCACGCACCCGCTGACCCAGGACGTGGCCATCGAACTCATGGGCATGCACCGCGACGAGACGCTCTCCGGCCCGCGCCAGATGCGCGCGGAAGAAATGGGCCAGTCCATGATGACCTTCACGCAGGCGCTGCGCGGCAAGCTCTTCAATCGCGAGGGCCAGGACTGGCCAGACGCGGACGTGACCCTCATCGAGATGGGCACGCTGACGCAAGACGGCTATGGCGACGCCCTGGCGGTGGCCTACACCAGTCTCATCGACTCGGTGCAGTCGCGCGGCGAGCGCACGCAGGCCGAGGGCCGCCCCATCGTCTTCCTGACCGACGAAGGCCACTTGATCACCACCAACGAGCTGCTGGGCCCGAAGATCGCCAAGGGCACCAAGATGTGGCGCAAGCTGAACATCTGGTTCTGGCTGGCGACGCAGAATTTGCAGGATTTCCCGGACTCGATGGAGCGGGTGCTGTCCATGTGCGAATACTGGATGCTGCTCACCATGGACCGATCGGAGATCGCCGAGGTCGCGCGGTTTCGCAGCCTCACGCCCGAGCAGCGCCATCTGATGGAGTCCGCCCGCAAGGAGCCGCCCAAGTACACCGAGGGCGTCATCATCTCTGCGCTCGGCCAGATGCTGTTTCGCAACGTGCCGCCTGCGCTGCCGATCGCCCTGGCCATGACCGAAGGCCATGAGAAGGCGCACCGGCGCCGGCTCATGGACCAACACGGCTGCACCGAACTGGAGGCGGCCATGCTTGTGGCCGAGGAACTCGTGAAGGCACGCGGATGAGCGCCGTGCATCGGATCTGCTCGAAATTCCAGCCGTGGGCACTGGCATTGCCGGCGTTCATGATGGCCTCCCTTGCCCAAGCTCAGGTCATCCTGGGCGATGACCTGTACCGGGGCATCACGCAAGTGGAGGTCTTCGCCAACTCGGCCATGCTCGTCACGCCCCAGCGCTCGGATCGATACAAGCTCGACATCTACCGGCTGGACGCCATGTCCCGGGTGGAGCAGTCCATCAACCAAGCGCTGCCGCAAAACGAGGCCGATGCCCGCGCCTGGCTCGCGGCGAACGAGGCACGCATCCGCCGACAGGTGCAGCCCGTGGTGGCGAATGCCGCCAATGGCATCACCCTGGCGATGCACTACCGCATCGACCGGCTGCCGGCCATCGTCGTCAACCGGCAGACCGTGGTGTTCGGGATGACCGACGTGAATGCCGCGCTGGCGGCCTTCCAGCGCGCTCGACCAGCCTCTGGACCGAGGGGCGCGCAATGACGAGAACTTCGTCTTTCGGCCGCGTAACGAGCACCCTGGCAGCGCTGCGATCCGGCTCCATCGCTCTGGCCGTGGCTGGCACATTTGCCATGGCGCCAGGTGCCTTGCTTGCGCAGACCACCAACACCGTGGCGATCCTGACCGCCACCTTGCAATCTTTCCCCAGTTGCCTGTCCTACCAGGTCAAGGGGATGTGCTTCTTCCTGCGCTGCACGATCAAGGGCTGCGCCATCCTCTCCTCGATCCGCGTGAGCCATTACGTGCCCGATGCGATCGTGAGTACCTACAACGACCCGCTGATGCATCCCTGGCTGGAGGTGGGCAAGCCGATCGCCGCCACCATGGCCGTTGTCGGTTCTGCTATGGCCGGCATGCCGCTGGATTCTGCGGCCGATACGGCGCGCGATGACACCGAGATCACCACCTTCAAGGGAGCGGACGCCATCGGCAATCCCGTGGGCATGGTGGCGAGCGTCCTGTCCAGCGGCACTCTGCCGAACGTCCCCTCGGTGTTCGGCATACCCGGCCTCACGGAGTTGATGGACTTCCCCTCCGAAGAGTTGCCCAACATTCAGCGCGAATGGATGTCCGTTCCCATGGATGCCGCCAACTCGGTCCTGCAGGGAGCCGCCAGCCTGGCCAAGGCGCCGATGGACATCATCGGGAAAATCTCCAGCCTTCCCGGGCGCCTGTCGCAGCTGCAGTCGGCGGCCGGCAACGTCGGCAGCTTCCTGGGCTCCACCAGCGGGCTGGCGACCCTGGGCATGAATGGCGCGGCTCTCGCGGGCATCGACCTGGGGCCCCTGCAGCAGGTCGTCTCCATCGCCTCGCTGGCTGGCGGCAGCACCGACCTCGGTGTGGGCAGTCTGTTCTGTCCGGGCGGCGCTTCCGCATTCGGCTTGCATTACCAATCCGAACTGGATGCGCTCTTTTGGCGCGGCATCCTGCCGGTGGAGATGCTGTACCCATCTGCCTGGGTGCCCACACGCAAGGAGGTGAGCCATTCGGCAATAGCCAGTACCTGGGGCAGCATCTACCCGCGCACGGGAGAGGTGGTCCAGCAGCATCCGGTCAAGGCCTCGGCCGTGCTTGCGGAACGCGTGGCCAGCATCATCAAGAAGCGCGCGCAACCCCACATCTACAAGCGCCTGGAGACCAGTGGCGGCTACAAGTATTTCTCATCCATTGAGGACTCCGACACCCGCTGGTCGATGGTGTATCCCCGAACCGATACCAGTTGCGTGCGGTTCGGGGAAAACGACTCGCTATCACTGCTTTCCTTCGGCGATGGCCGCACCAGTGCCAACGGCTACGTCTGGAACCTTTGGAACAAATACGACTGCTGCCAAAACCGCGGCATCTACCTGTTCTCGGTCCCATGACCGCCCGAAACCTGCCTCAAGCACCCGTCCCTGCTCTCCAATGACCGCCAAACCTTCCACCCATCCCACCCCTCGGCGCACCGCCATCGCGGCGGCAATCGTCTGCGTATTCGCCTTGGTCAGCACGCCCGCTGTCCATGCACAGCCCGTCTCCAACTCCACGCTCTACTACCGCATGGGCGGCGGCACGCCGGGCGGCGCCGCCAACAACCGCGGGCAGACCTCCCAGGCCCTGGGCCTGCAGGCCAACCTGCGCCTGAACTACTCCTGCGGCAAGTTCGATGTGGGCATGTCCTGGGGCAACATCATGAACAACATCTCGCGGCTGGGTCAGCAGGTGACCAATGCCCTGCAGGCGGGCATCGCCTCGCTGCCGCTGTACGTCCTGCAGCGTGCCCAGCCGGGCCTGTACCAGCTCTTCCAGAACTACAGCCAGAAGGCGGATCTGCTGGTCGCCTCTTCTCTCAAGACCTGTGAGGAAACCGAGGCCATGATCCGGGCCGGCCAGAATCCCTACGAGGACTGGATCAAGATGGCCAAGGGCGATGCCTGGAAGGTCAAGGCCAATACGTCCGGCGACATCGTGCAGGCCAAGATCGACATCAACAAGAACGAGGAAGCGCAGCGCACGGGCGTCAACTGGGTGTTCGGCCAGAAGGCGGGCGGCATCAACTCGCTCCCCCTTCGTCCCATCCGGGATCTCTCGGTGGCTGGCTACAACGCCACGCTGAACAAGTCCGTCACCGCCTCCTCCAGCACCAGCTATGCCGGCTCGACCGACAAGTCCACGCGCCTGGTGCAGGCCTTCGCATCGCCGGACGACCTGGCCAAGTTCACCACCGAGGTGCTGGGCGACAAGCGCGTCTATACCTGCTCGCAAAGCGCGGATTGCCCCACCGCGACGGCGGTGACCACGGCGTCGGGCCTGGGCCCGAAGTACGAAGCGGAGGTGGACCAGGTGCTGCCGAAGCTGCAGGCGATGGCAGGCGCCCCCTCGGGCAGTCCCTACGCCGATCTGAACACGATCGCCGCGCCCGGCATGGCCATCAGCCCGCAGCTGCTGGACGCGCTGCGCAAGCTGCCTCCCGACACGCGCGGCATCGCTGTGACCCGGCTCGGGCAGGAGTTGGCGATGCACCGGGTGATCGACAAGGCGCTGGTGGCGCGCGCCGTGCTGCTCACGGGCCTGAGCCTACCCGAGGTGACGGCCGCGGGCGACGCCATGCGGGACACGCAGTCGCAGATCGACCGGCTGACGCAATTCATCAACGACCTGATGTTCGAGGCCCGGATTCGGAAGGAACTGACCTCCGACACGGCCCTGGCCATCATGGGCAGCCAGTTCCAGGCCGACTCGCGCTCGATGCGCGTGCCCGATGGGCGGGCAGCCGATCCCCAGCCGATGGAAAACGGTCGCGTGAAGGTGACGCCATGAGCACGCAGCCTCTCGATCCGCAAGAGCCTGCAGATGAAGCGAAAGCGCCACGGCGCCAGCTGCTTCGCCTGGCGTTCATCGGCCTGGCCTGGCTGGCCGGCGCCAGCGCGATGGGGTTCGTCCTGGTCGCGCTGCTGTCGCACCTGCAGGTGCGGCCAGAGACCCTGGCCACGCTCCAGATCTGGGCGACCGACATTCGGCACTACGGTGCGCTGGTGCAGTGCATCGCGGTGGCCGGCATCGGCATCTGGTGGCACGCCATCGTGGCCTGGGGTGCACGCCGCGGCATCGTGCGGCCGCAGGAGCATGCACAGGTGATTGCGCTGCGGCCGAAGGTGATGGCGTTCTGCATCGCCTACCTGTTGCTCATTCCGATCGGACCCACCACCTTGCTGCGCTGGCTGCAGGCATGACAGGCGTGCCGGCGCCGCTCGATCTCACTGCGCAGATTTGCGCAGTGAGATGTTGGGACCACTCAAGCCATTGATTTCATTGAAAAATCTCACTTCTTCAAATGGAGCAGTGAGATTCAAAGGCCCAAACACCAAGAAAAACGATGTCGAAAACCTGCCCCGAACCGCCCTTGTTACAGCACCGTCCCCCTGAATCTGGTGCCGAGGCACCGACCAATCTCACAGCCGAGATTTCGGCTGTGAGATTTTTGAAGCACTGAACCACAAAGAAATCGATGTCGAAGATCTGTCTCAAATCGGCCTTGCTTGCGCCGAAGCCACGCTCTGCAGCCACGTCCTGCGTGTGCCCAACAACTCTGGAGCAATGCAATGTCCACCGCCTGCTCGTCGGGCTCTTGCACGCCCTGCAGGAGCCTGATCGCCAGGCCCTGCCCGCCGCGCTCCTGGCCACGCTGGAGGAGTTCGCTGCGCCCTCTTACGACGAGCCTGGCCAATTGGTCGGCACGCCCCGCCGATTGCACTGATCCAACGTCACCCTCCGCACCACCATGCAGCTCGACAGCTACCTCGAAATCTTCACCACCATGTACGGGTGGGCCTTCGCCAACATCATCGGCGAGGTGATCACCGGCACTGGCCTGGTGATCGTGCCCTTCGCGGTCATCCTCTTCAACGCCTGGCGCGACGCCAAGGAGCAAGGCCTGGAGAGCGCTGGCGTGCTGCCGCTGCTGGAGAGCGTGGGCACGAAGATCATCGTCGCCCTGTTCGTGATGTCGCTGTGCTTCGCCACGACGCCCATCACGTCGCTCAGCTCCGTCAACCTGAGCTACTTGCCCGACGCGACCCCCCAGGAGCCCAACCCCACCATGGTCTCGCGCAACGGCGGCACGGGCTCGGGCTACGACGCGGCGATGAAGGATGCGTCGGACGGCACCATGAGCACGGCAGGCAACCTCTCCCAGGTGCCGGCCTGGTGGTTCTCCACCATGGCCATCTCCTCGGGCATCAACCGCGCCGTGCGCGCCGGCATTCGATCAGGCGACCGGCAGATCCGCATGGTCGAGGACATGGCCCGCAACGCGACCATCCAGGACCCGCGCGTGCTCAACGCCATCCAGCGCTTCTACAGCGAGTGCTTCATCCCGGCCCGAAGCCGCTACCTGGCCGCCGCCAGCGGCGCCCTGTCGCCGACGGGGCAAAGCATCGTGGCGGTGGACAACAAGGAGTACGGCCCCACGGACGTGGACTGGATCGGCAGCCAGCTGTTTCGCACGGAGCCGGGCTACTACGCCGACATGCGTTCCTACAACCCGGTGCCGGATTTCCCGGTGGATTTCTCCCGGGACATCGACTACTACAACCCGGCCAGCGGCATCGCCCCACCCCACTCCGGTGTGGTCAACCCCGAGTGGGGTCGGCCGACGTGCAAGCAGTGGTGGGAGGACGGCTCGCACGGGGTGCGCGAGAAGATGGTGGGCCACGCCGGCAGCTTCGGCAAACTCGTGGAGGTGGCAGGCACTGCCATGAACTGGAGCAGCATGGACCAGGCCAAGGATGCTTTTGCGCGCTTGGCGCAGAAGCGGGCCAACCCCCAGTTCGTGGACCCCGATCGCATCATGGGCACCGACTACGATACGGTGACCTCGTTCAGCCGGACCGTCGTGGGCGCGGCCACGGTACTCGGCGTGGGCTGGGAAGCCACCCTGGCCAGCCTGTCGATGCAGCCGCTCATCACGGGCCTGCCGATGATCCAGGCACTGGTGCTGATGGCAATCTACATGTTCCTGCCGCTGATCACCTTCCTGAGTGGCTACGACCTGCGCGTGCTGTTCTATGGGGCGGTGGCGATCTTCACCGTGAAACTCTGGGCCACCATGTGGTTCATCGCCCAGTGGATCGACGCCAGGCTCATCGACGCGATGTACCCCGGAGCGCAGGGCAACATCTTCGTGCAGGAAATCTCACAGCTTGCCGGGTCCATGGCCTCATCGGGTTACAAGCGGATGATCCTGAATATCCTGATGATTTGCCTTTTTGTAGGTTTGCCCATGGTCTGGACAATCATGATGGGATGGGTGGGAATAAATATTGGCACCCAGCTGAATGAAATGATGAAGAGTTCGGAAGGACTGGCTAAAAGTAGCGCAGGCAGCACTGCTGGCCCTGTTAAGGCAGTAGGAAAAACAATTACAAAACTATGAAATCACTTCCGCGGGCCGTAATATAACGGCCAGTCGGTATGTGCTGTATTCGTTATATCTGGCGTTCCAAAGCTATCAATGCAACCATCTGGTATGGAATCCTCTTTCCTTTCATCGAAATCCGGCGCAGTCGAAAGTATGAACAGGAAAATCTTTCCAATTACTGCCAAGGCGCCAAAAAGGAAAGCGCCGATCTTGAAGGCGTTCTTTGGCCGGGTGCTGGCCCTGAAGCTTCCTGCAGCAGCGGCTTCACGGGCCTGCGACTCCACTGAGCGAAGGAGCGGTTTGAATACCCGGAGAAACTCGACCAACGAGTCACGTACCCAAAGGGCCAGGATGACCGAAACGCGCAGCAGGAATTTGCCGCCATGAAAGAGCAGTCGCCAGAAATAGTGGTTCGTTTTTGTTTGCATGGCCTGAAGGCTCCCTTGTTATTTGTGCCAGCGATCATCGACAGGCGCTGTTGGCGTGTCAATGCTTTGCGAGCGCACGGCTTGTAACTTTCTGCTGAAACCCACATCCGTGCCGGTCTCAGCTAATGGGCGATCAGCGGCACGTCGATGCCGGAGGCAGTCACCAGGAATCCGGCCGCCGTCGCTTCGACGGCAATGGCAACTCCCAGAATCCCGTCGACCGGCCGCACGGCAATGCCCAGTTCCCTGCAACCGGCGGCATGCTCGGCCAGCAATTGCCGCATCTGCACTGGATTCAGGACCAACCGGACAGGCGGTGATTGCCCTGCCCGGGTTTGCCGGTAGATGGCGCTGACGATGGTTTCGAACAGGTAACCCATTCATTCTTTCTCCCATATTGCGATTGTGATCCATTGTCTTTGTATTGCACAATACAAATCAAGATCCGACTTCTCCAAGCCATGAGCCAGCCCTCCAACACGACGCCCACACAGCAGACTTACACGGAGTTGCAGCAGGCGTACAACCACTTCAACGAGACGCTCTTCGGCGGCACCCTGCCAGGCTGTCTCATTACGCTGCAGCGCGAAAAGCGCACGTGCGGGTACTTCTCGGCCCAGCGCTTCGCCAACCTGGACGGAGGCATGACGGACGAGATCGCCATGAATCCTGCCTATTTCGCCGTGGTGCCGGTGGTGGAGACGATGCAGACCCTCGTCCATGAGATGTGCCACCTGTGGCAATCGCACTTCGGAAAGCCAGGGCGTGGCCGATACCACAACGAGGAGTGGGCATCGAAGATGGAAGCCATCGGACTGATGCCCTCCTCCACCGGCCAGCCCGGTGGCAAGCGCACGGGCGACATGATGGCGGACTACGCCATCGAGGGCGGGCCGTTTCTCAAGGCCTGCGCCGAGTTACTCACCCGCTCATTCCGGATCAGTTGGTATGACCGCTTCCCTGCGCCCGAACACGTGCGCGCGGGTCAGGGCAGCATGGGCATGCACCTGGCCGCATCGGTGGGCGGCGGCAGCGTGCCGGCGCAGTCCATCGCCGTGATGGCCAGCTTGGTCAATCCAGCGGCCATTCCGGGCGAAGATGGTGAGTGGAATCCCAAGCCCGCAGCGAACAAATCGAACCGTGCCAAGTACGTTTGCCCGTGTGAGAAACAGGTGTGGGGCAAGCCTGGGTTGCTGCTAATTTGTGGCAGTTGCAGGAAAGATTTTGAAGCGCAGCGCTGACGGAGATTCAGCGGTTGGGTTCGTCAGACTGTGCAGCTATTGTCTTTAGAGTGGCTAACAAAACCTCTCGACGAAGCGCAGGCAGATAATGGAGCAGGCGAGCTTGAGCAAGGCCAGATGGGTGTCCAGCTGTCGTTCGAAACGGATGCGCAATTTGCCAAAGCCTGCAATCCAGGCATGCGTGCGCTCGACCACCAAGCGATGGCGCCCGAGCCGCTCACTGCTCTGGACGCCACGTCGTGCAATGCGCACTTGGATGCCACGCTCGCGTAGCGCCTTGCGGCACTTGTCGTAGTCGTAGCCCTTGTCTGCGTGCAGCTTGTCCGGTCGTCTCCTTGGCCTGCCTTGCAAACCTCCTACAGGTCGCACGGCGTCGATCACACTATCGAAGAACATCGAGTCGTGCCTATTGGCTGCGCTCACCAATATCGCCAGCGGCACGCCGCGAGCATCGGTCAGGACATGACGCTTGCTGCCGAGCTTGCCCCGGTCGGTCGGGTTGGGACCGGTCGCTTCGCCCCCCGGGGGCTTGCAACGCTCGCGCCATCGATGCTTGCGCGGCTCCAGTCGATTTGGTCGTACTGGCGCAGGCGATGGAGCAGCGCCTGATGCAGTCGATCCCAGACGCCTTCGTGTTGCCACTGCCGCAGACGTCGCCAGCAGGTCATGCCACTGCCCAAGCCGAGTTCTTTCGGCAGGTCTTCCCATGGGATGCCAGTCATCAGGACGAAGAGGATGCCGTTGAAGGCGGCGCGGTAGTCGCTCCGCGGCCGGCCTCCCTTGGGCGAGGGTTTCGGCTGTGGTACCAGTGGCTCGCATTCTTGCCAGAGTTTTTGGCTGATCAAGGCTCGTTCCATTTGCACGGTGACGCTGCTCAGTCTTGCAAGTTCCCGGTTTTGTTAACGACTCTTATCAATGAGGTAGCAAACCAAGCAAAGTCTTGGAGTCTAAAAGCGTAGCTGCCTCATACGATATGAATTGGGCGTGAGGGCAATGGGTTTCGATCCATGATCTGACTCGCGCCTCGTCTGCTTTAGGTGCTGATATTGCCACCACATTTTCCAAAGGAACGATTGGACCCACTGTAATGCCTTCGTTGCCAGGATTTCTATATGATCGCTCCACCTTATTATGTACGTTGTATTCCTTTTGTTTTGTCTGGCTAATTCCGAATGTAACTGGGAACTCGTCAAACCAACGTTGCATTGTGTAGCTTTGTGAGCTTAGTCCTTCCTCACTCGTATAAACGTTCCCCAAACCGGAATTACCTCCACTGACTGAAGTCTCCCCGTCATGTGAAGATATGTAACTTGCAAATTCTCCTGTCGCGACTTTGTCTCCTTTGCTGATTGCCAATGATGCAGACCAAATTGCTTGATTCTTTGCAAAGTTATCAATTGCCGCAGAGCCTGTTCCATGTACAAAGAGATCGTCTTTTTCCCAGTATCCATTGTTGATTAACTCGCGGGCTTCCTCGATCACCTCCCTGGTCACTAATGCTTGAGGAAATTTCAACCAATTTCTAGGACCATTGTAGATGGGTTGAGTATTATCATTATCCGCTCCCCAGCGGGAGGTCCGCTGGAGCATCGGTGGTAATGATTGGCGGCAAAAATATTCAATCTGAGAAATAAGATCTGATTGGGATTTCTTGCTTGCTTGGGGGCAAAAATGCGCCACGAAAGAATCAAAGCTGCGAGCTTTTTTAACCCACGAAGGGGCTTGCTCATCTTGGCTGTGCAGAAAGATGTTGTAAAGGTTTTCAACCAATGGGGTATATTCTCCATAAGACCGCCAGTTAGAATTCTTGGTTTTTTCAAAAAAATCATCGAGCCGATCTTGAAAATGTTTTTCAAGCTCATCGGTCGAAACGCCAGACTCGCTTGCAATCTGTTTGATTGATTTTTTTTCGACAATTTTCCTAGTATCTGGAGCGGTATCGAATGACCCGCTCAAGGCGTCTGCACGAGCTTTGTTTTTTCTCTCCAACG encodes:
- a CDS encoding TraU family protein, with protein sequence MAPGALLAQTTNTVAILTATLQSFPSCLSYQVKGMCFFLRCTIKGCAILSSIRVSHYVPDAIVSTYNDPLMHPWLEVGKPIAATMAVVGSAMAGMPLDSAADTARDDTEITTFKGADAIGNPVGMVASVLSSGTLPNVPSVFGIPGLTELMDFPSEELPNIQREWMSVPMDAANSVLQGAASLAKAPMDIIGKISSLPGRLSQLQSAAGNVGSFLGSTSGLATLGMNGAALAGIDLGPLQQVVSIASLAGGSTDLGVGSLFCPGGASAFGLHYQSELDALFWRGILPVEMLYPSAWVPTRKEVSHSAIASTWGSIYPRTGEVVQQHPVKASAVLAERVASIIKKRAQPHIYKRLETSGGYKYFSSIEDSDTRWSMVYPRTDTSCVRFGENDSLSLLSFGDGRTSANGYVWNLWNKYDCCQNRGIYLFSVP
- a CDS encoding TIGR03757 family integrating conjugative element protein, which gives rise to MSAVHRICSKFQPWALALPAFMMASLAQAQVILGDDLYRGITQVEVFANSAMLVTPQRSDRYKLDIYRLDAMSRVEQSINQALPQNEADARAWLAANEARIRRQVQPVVANAANGITLAMHYRIDRLPAIVVNRQTVVFGMTDVNAALAAFQRARPASGPRGAQ
- a CDS encoding conjugative transfer ATPase, translating into MLLDFIRPKRTPGPPASGAAATTPSNGQTVGQRRRMALRPPSFTDMLPYVAYQGEDKVFVLKDGATLGAMFELSAIPTEAQAAEFLAEHALKVQEALQALPESDASPWIVQFFANDDRNLGPLAGALSDYIAEQHKDYPERCRAILDSRFTQSVLAEMSRHLDLVSRPQGLFTDTLVTGQVWRGQVRRVRCCIYKRFAGLADDPAPPTAQIESVAITLMSTFSEAGVAARRCTGRDLYEWLLPFFNRAVPWASTPTDLLRQAPYPTDAGTGWPQAPLFGCDLSDLLNLSPPKSDLAAGTFEFDGLPVKALALQSMRSQPQIGHFSAELQSGKESFARLDRLPAGAMLSISLTVQPQHQLERHIERIRDASRAKSAAAMETHRECEQVLARMVQGDKLYPMMMTLYVSGHDTADLEQQISQVNALLVPSGLRFIDSKHDLVPLDTFMRGLPFNFDPAFDNRSLRRSRLTFASHAAALLPVYGRARGTPHPGMWFWNRGGEPLWVDPLNRRDRKKNAHMLVLGPTGAGKSATLNYLAMMTMAIHKPRLVIVDAGRSFELLLAYFKGMGLSTHHVTLTSEADVSLPPFVHALRLLDDPDVMSSYNAAEQQARVNAGVPDDEGIDILIGELDEEPSGTQAATATPGQDQDDEGTERRDLLGEMLIAAIMMITGGEKQEVARMGRADRYLVSRAIIRASVRCRKEGRTHPLTQDVAIELMGMHRDETLSGPRQMRAEEMGQSMMTFTQALRGKLFNREGQDWPDADVTLIEMGTLTQDGYGDALAVAYTSLIDSVQSRGERTQAEGRPIVFLTDEGHLITTNELLGPKIAKGTKMWRKLNIWFWLATQNLQDFPDSMERVLSMCEYWMLLTMDRSEIAEVARFRSLTPEQRHLMESARKEPPKYTEGVIISALGQMLFRNVPPALPIALAMTEGHEKAHRRRLMDQHGCTELEAAMLVAEELVKARG
- a CDS encoding TIGR03751 family conjugal transfer lipoprotein, giving the protein MPAACLSLVLLGTGCSVTGNRESPINEVTRGSPTVLDIYRGKASPKDDEGAQTARTRTAQDRLREASSARPIAAGDADTQRYWSALEPMRQRFARVPNPDLVMVVYPHLARGTYPVPGYVTTFPMYEQTFYALPGEVEQDLRAVSAVQGKAGTRPSR